A window from Sinanaerobacter sp. ZZT-01 encodes these proteins:
- a CDS encoding dihydroorotase: MILVKNGRIIDPETKRDEVIDIIIKDGKIYRIGKYQITDEYERVIDALGYVVAPGLIDVHSHFRDPGFTYKEDIESGCKAAAKGGYTTVICMANTNPVVDNKETLSYIKEKAEKAKIRVLQTASITKNMCGEELTDMEKLLEAGAVGFTDDGYALKDTKTVLGAMQEAKRLDTVLSFHEEDPSLIDKAGVNKGKVSEELGIPGASHCAEDVMVARDCMLALETGAKVNIQHVSSGNSVELIRLAKKLGANIWAEVSPHHFSLTEEAVKRIGANAKMNPPLRTEDDRFKLIEGLKDDTLELIATDHAPHSAQEKEKGLLEAPSGIIGLETALALGNTYLVRKGHLTMMKLLGKMTYKPARLYALNAGIIKDGGDADLVIFDPSEAWIVKSDFASKSNNSPFIGEKLYGKIKFTICNGAIVYEEN; the protein is encoded by the coding sequence ATGATTTTAGTGAAAAATGGAAGGATCATTGATCCTGAAACAAAAAGGGATGAAGTCATAGATATTATAATAAAAGATGGAAAGATTTATCGGATTGGAAAATATCAAATTACCGATGAATATGAACGGGTCATTGATGCTTTGGGCTATGTAGTGGCACCAGGACTGATTGATGTGCACTCTCATTTTAGAGACCCGGGGTTTACATACAAGGAAGACATTGAATCTGGTTGCAAGGCAGCAGCAAAAGGGGGTTATACAACAGTTATTTGTATGGCAAATACCAATCCGGTTGTGGATAATAAAGAAACACTCTCTTATATAAAAGAAAAGGCAGAGAAAGCAAAGATCCGTGTTCTCCAAACTGCGAGTATTACAAAGAATATGTGCGGAGAAGAGTTGACGGATATGGAGAAACTTTTGGAAGCAGGCGCAGTAGGATTTACAGATGATGGATATGCTTTAAAAGATACGAAAACTGTACTGGGAGCAATGCAAGAAGCGAAAAGATTAGATACAGTATTGAGTTTTCATGAAGAGGACCCAAGCTTAATTGATAAAGCAGGTGTGAATAAAGGAAAAGTCAGCGAAGAATTAGGCATACCGGGGGCAAGTCATTGTGCAGAGGATGTGATGGTAGCCAGAGACTGTATGCTTGCCTTGGAGACAGGAGCTAAGGTCAATATCCAGCATGTTAGTTCTGGAAATTCTGTAGAGTTGATTCGTTTGGCTAAGAAATTAGGAGCGAATATATGGGCCGAGGTGAGCCCCCATCATTTTTCTTTAACGGAAGAAGCAGTGAAGAGAATAGGAGCAAATGCGAAGATGAACCCTCCCCTTAGAACAGAAGATGATAGATTTAAGCTAATTGAAGGTTTAAAAGACGATACGTTGGAATTGATCGCTACAGACCATGCTCCACATTCTGCACAGGAGAAAGAAAAGGGATTATTGGAAGCACCGAGTGGGATTATTGGACTTGAAACAGCATTGGCACTGGGAAATACCTATCTAGTACGTAAAGGACATTTGACAATGATGAAGCTTTTAGGAAAGATGACTTATAAACCAGCACGGCTTTATGCCCTAAATGCAGGCATCATTAAAGATGGCGGAGATGCAGACTTAGTGATTTTCGATCCGTCCGAAGCTTGGATTGTAAAATCTGACTTTGCTTCTAAATCAAATAATTCCCCGTTTATAGGGGAAAAACTTTATGGAAAAATTAAATTTACTATTTGTAATGGCGCCATTGTATACGAAGAAAATTAA
- a CDS encoding RNA polymerase sigma factor, producing the protein MNDQQLLILLQNSPSKGLAKAIDLYGDSVRWIACKILGLNNSEDIEECVSDIFVRFWQSLERFDSTSNVPLKSYLYGIARHTALDYQKQKKSILLVPLEEDDLSLDVDFTGELAKKTNLLILHDVIENMPSPDQEIFIRRYFLEERIKTIAGELHLPEKMVENKLYRGKMSLKQQLIERGFII; encoded by the coding sequence ATGAATGATCAACAATTATTGATACTGCTCCAAAATTCTCCTTCAAAAGGACTTGCAAAAGCGATTGATTTATATGGAGATTCAGTTCGTTGGATTGCATGTAAAATATTAGGTCTTAACAACTCAGAGGATATTGAAGAATGTGTTTCAGATATTTTCGTTCGGTTCTGGCAAAGCTTAGAGCGTTTTGACAGTACATCTAATGTTCCATTAAAAAGCTATCTTTACGGTATTGCACGACACACCGCTTTGGACTATCAAAAGCAGAAAAAAAGCATACTTCTCGTACCCCTAGAAGAAGATGACCTTTCTTTGGACGTGGATTTCACGGGTGAGCTTGCAAAGAAAACAAATCTCCTAATTTTGCATGATGTAATTGAAAACATGCCGTCACCCGATCAAGAAATTTTCATACGCCGCTATTTTTTAGAAGAACGGATAAAGACAATTGCCGGCGAATTGCATCTGCCGGAGAAGATGGTAGAAAACAAGCTGTATAGGGGAAAAATGAGTTTAAAACAGCAATTAATCGAGAGGGGATTTATTATATGA
- a CDS encoding DUF4179 domain-containing protein, translating into MNKLTDLIDNWTPDPNKLDEMKDKERDSLEIPPFTESERAALLKKVLTKSNLSIFDTTEEAKEPIQQEIQKNVPSQKTGWNLRWNQKARKRRLFPVILIAILAMATISFAAVTTIIDPVFLTYLKPSYQEQIDALQNSAILLGQESSNNGYTVRARQAIGDKNIVYVLFDLVAEDESVFNLPYYNFSSNNITVENSTPLFPFSFPGGHGMGYFIEQMEDEDPDDNIRTFLLCLNSSKSLLNKKLEIRLEDICIYHSSEPFEETLITGQWNLEIPLDYKDASITTHPMKRISFSGTDKSVFITSLRISPISITITAKGRGVSLYDTAQHAGDSTGDIEITLKDGTKVNHNSSGTNTDGFSFTKDQTFSNIIDLREIESICYMGVELWH; encoded by the coding sequence ATGAATAAACTAACTGATTTGATAGATAATTGGACACCTGATCCAAATAAGCTGGATGAAATGAAAGATAAGGAACGAGATTCTTTAGAAATCCCTCCTTTTACGGAGAGCGAACGAGCAGCCTTGCTCAAAAAAGTGTTAACAAAATCTAATCTTTCCATTTTTGACACGACTGAAGAAGCAAAAGAACCGATTCAGCAGGAGATACAAAAAAATGTACCAAGCCAAAAGACTGGATGGAATTTAAGATGGAATCAAAAAGCAAGAAAGCGACGGCTTTTCCCTGTCATTTTAATTGCAATTCTTGCAATGGCAACTATATCTTTTGCTGCCGTTACCACGATTATCGATCCTGTTTTTCTTACGTACCTTAAACCATCCTACCAAGAACAAATCGATGCGCTTCAAAATTCTGCAATACTACTGGGACAAGAGAGCAGCAATAATGGTTATACGGTAAGAGCAAGACAAGCAATTGGAGATAAAAATATAGTCTACGTCCTATTTGATCTAGTTGCTGAAGACGAGAGTGTTTTTAATCTTCCATATTATAATTTTTCTTCTAATAACATTACAGTAGAGAATTCGACGCCATTATTTCCTTTCAGTTTTCCGGGAGGTCATGGCATGGGTTATTTTATAGAACAGATGGAAGACGAAGATCCGGACGATAATATTAGAACATTCCTTTTATGTTTAAACTCCAGCAAAAGCCTACTAAATAAAAAATTGGAAATTCGGCTTGAAGATATCTGTATTTATCATAGCAGCGAACCGTTTGAAGAAACCCTGATAACCGGTCAATGGAATCTTGAGATTCCTTTGGACTATAAGGATGCTTCGATTACCACGCATCCTATGAAACGAATCTCCTTTTCGGGTACCGATAAAAGTGTGTTCATTACTTCATTAAGGATTTCGCCGATTTCTATTACTATTACAGCAAAAGGACGCGGTGTTTCACTGTACGATACCGCACAGCATGCCGGAGATTCAACGGGAGATATTGAAATAACCCTAAAGGATGGAACAAAAGTTAATCACAATTCATCCGGTACCAATACAGACGGCTTCTCTTTCACTAAGGATCAGACCTTTTCAAATATCATCGATTTAAGGGAAATTGAATCAATCTGTTACATGGGTGTTGAACTCTGGCATTAA
- a CDS encoding heavy metal translocating P-type ATPase has translation MKQKFDITGMTCSACSSRVEKSINKLDGVAAANVNLLTNSMQVEYNENQLNEESIVNAVKHAGYGASVHETTNQKSSKGTSRTSSAPNMMEEQLHSMKERVWVSFIFLIPLFYISMGHMMGAPLPAFLTGIENGVSYALTQFLLCLPIVYINRKYYQVGFKTLLHGAPNMDSLIAIGSSAALIYGLFAIYRIGYGLGIQNLELAHQYHMDLYFESAATILALITLGKYLETRSKGKTSEAITKLMDLAPKTAIVERDGKEIEIAIEEIVAEDIFLVKPGASVPADGIILEGSSSLDESALTGESIPVEKKAGDSITAATINKAGFLKCRATKVGNDTTLAQIIALVEEASASKAPIANMADKITGIFVPVVIAIAVASTIIWLLLGATFEFALSIGIAVLVISCPCALGLATPVAIMVGTGKGAQNGILIKSGEALETAHNIKTVVLDKTGTITEGKPQVTDILTVSQEKEFTEQNLLQLAATLEKQSEHPLAEAILNAAKQKQIMPSAVSNFTAIFGRGVKGSINGSLYLAGNAALLKENNISLASYEAKIDQLAQEGKTPLLFASEKELLGIIAVADVVKPTSKRAISALKDLGIHVIMLTGDNKKTASAIQNQLEISTVIAEVLPQDKEKEIVALQKKGHKVAMVGDGINDAPALARADVGIAIGAGTDVAIESADIVLMKNDLLDAVTAIKLSKAVIRNIKQNLFWAFFYNSVGIPLAAGLLYGLYELKLNPMFAAFAMSLSSVCVVSNALRLKLFKADHTGISTALPQSAASPIIEPIISNEQKGEEKKMKTLKMNIEGMSCSHCSGRVTDVLNAIDGVEAKVNLAQQSATIALSKEVDNSTLKKAVEDAGYHVTSIEEE, from the coding sequence ATGAAGCAAAAATTTGATATTACAGGAATGACCTGTTCCGCTTGCTCTTCAAGAGTAGAAAAAAGTATAAATAAACTAGATGGCGTAGCTGCTGCTAATGTAAATCTGCTTACCAACAGCATGCAGGTTGAATACAATGAAAATCAATTGAATGAAGAAAGCATTGTTAATGCAGTAAAACATGCAGGATACGGTGCATCTGTACATGAAACAACAAACCAAAAAAGCAGTAAGGGCACAAGTCGAACGTCCTCTGCTCCAAACATGATGGAAGAGCAGCTGCATTCAATGAAAGAACGCGTATGGGTTTCTTTTATATTTTTGATTCCGTTATTCTATATTTCCATGGGTCATATGATGGGTGCACCGCTCCCGGCTTTCCTTACCGGAATTGAAAATGGTGTTTCCTATGCTCTCACACAATTTTTACTTTGCCTTCCGATTGTGTATATTAACCGTAAATATTACCAAGTCGGATTTAAAACATTGTTGCATGGGGCGCCAAATATGGATAGTTTAATTGCAATCGGTTCCAGTGCCGCCCTCATCTACGGCCTATTTGCAATCTACCGAATCGGCTACGGACTCGGCATTCAAAATCTGGAGTTGGCTCATCAATACCATATGGATCTATACTTTGAGTCGGCAGCTACCATACTTGCTCTCATCACTTTGGGAAAATACTTAGAAACCCGCTCCAAAGGTAAAACAAGTGAAGCAATTACAAAGCTTATGGATTTAGCTCCGAAAACAGCAATCGTGGAACGGGATGGTAAAGAAATAGAGATAGCGATTGAAGAGATCGTTGCAGAAGATATCTTTTTAGTAAAACCAGGTGCCAGCGTGCCTGCGGATGGCATTATCCTTGAAGGTTCATCCAGCTTAGATGAATCTGCACTGACCGGAGAAAGTATTCCCGTCGAAAAAAAAGCTGGTGATTCCATCACCGCTGCTACAATTAACAAAGCTGGTTTCTTAAAATGCCGAGCAACCAAGGTTGGAAACGATACTACACTTGCACAAATTATAGCTTTAGTAGAAGAAGCAAGTGCAAGCAAAGCCCCGATCGCAAATATGGCTGATAAAATTACTGGTATATTTGTTCCGGTCGTCATTGCCATTGCAGTTGCTTCTACAATCATATGGCTACTGCTTGGTGCCACTTTTGAATTTGCACTTTCCATTGGCATTGCTGTCCTCGTAATCTCCTGCCCTTGTGCGCTTGGGCTTGCCACTCCGGTTGCAATCATGGTAGGTACCGGAAAAGGTGCACAAAATGGTATTTTAATTAAATCAGGAGAAGCATTAGAAACCGCACACAATATCAAAACGGTTGTCTTAGATAAAACCGGGACAATTACAGAGGGTAAACCTCAGGTTACGGACATTCTTACTGTCAGTCAAGAAAAAGAATTTACAGAACAGAATTTACTTCAGCTTGCCGCAACCTTAGAAAAACAAAGTGAACACCCACTTGCTGAAGCTATTTTAAATGCCGCCAAACAAAAACAAATTATGCCATCTGCTGTCAGTAATTTTACTGCTATTTTCGGTCGTGGCGTAAAAGGATCAATTAATGGTTCACTCTACCTCGCAGGGAATGCTGCATTATTAAAAGAAAATAATATTTCACTTGCTTCTTATGAAGCGAAAATCGACCAGCTTGCACAAGAAGGAAAAACACCGCTTCTATTTGCATCGGAAAAAGAACTGCTTGGCATTATCGCCGTAGCTGACGTTGTAAAACCGACAAGTAAACGTGCGATTTCTGCTCTAAAGGATCTTGGCATCCATGTTATCATGCTAACCGGAGACAATAAAAAAACTGCTTCTGCCATTCAAAATCAGTTAGAAATATCAACTGTAATTGCGGAAGTGCTCCCTCAAGATAAAGAAAAAGAAATTGTAGCGTTACAGAAAAAAGGCCATAAGGTCGCAATGGTTGGTGACGGCATCAACGACGCTCCCGCTCTTGCCAGAGCAGATGTCGGTATTGCAATAGGTGCTGGCACTGATGTCGCAATCGAAAGTGCAGATATAGTCCTGATGAAAAATGATTTGCTCGATGCGGTAACTGCGATTAAACTAAGTAAAGCAGTCATCAGAAACATCAAACAAAATTTATTTTGGGCATTCTTTTACAACAGTGTCGGCATTCCATTAGCCGCAGGCCTGCTCTACGGCCTTTATGAATTGAAGTTAAACCCGATGTTTGCAGCTTTTGCAATGAGCTTGAGCAGTGTCTGCGTCGTAAGCAATGCCTTACGTTTAAAATTATTTAAAGCAGACCACACTGGCATTTCAACAGCCTTACCGCAGTCCGCAGCATCGCCAATTATAGAACCAATTATTTCTAATGAACAAAAAGGAGAAGAAAAAAAGATGAAAACATTAAAAATGAACATTGAAGGTATGTCTTGCAGCCATTGCAGCGGTCGTGTAACGGACGTGCTCAACGCAATCGACGGCGTAGAGGCAAAAGTAAATCTCGCACAGCAATCCGCAACAATTGCGCTATCTAAGGAAGTAGATAACAGTACTTTGAAAAAAGCAGTGGAGGATGCAGGCTATCACGTAACTTCCATTGAAGAAGAATAG
- a CDS encoding Ku protein, whose translation MAVSHKGAISFGLVHIPVALYTATQDNDIHFNQLCREDNSRVRYKKICSDCGKEVSSGDIIKGFEYDKDQYVIVSDEDFEKIKTEKDKTVQILHFADLDNIQPIFYDKTYHAVPETGGEKAFELLRAAMKQENKVAIAKTVMGNSETLLCIIPSEEGILVEKMFYSDEIKEIPKSYAKPDLNESELTMAKTLISSMVKPFEPELYKDEYQERLRKLIEDKISGKEIIAAKEDERGNVIDLMEALQRSIEQNTPTPAKKKRTSKKPRAKEA comes from the coding sequence ATGGCAGTATCACATAAAGGTGCAATTAGCTTTGGGTTGGTTCATATACCCGTGGCATTATATACCGCAACTCAGGATAATGATATTCATTTTAATCAGCTTTGCAGAGAAGATAACAGCCGGGTTCGATATAAAAAGATATGTTCCGATTGTGGAAAAGAAGTTTCCTCAGGAGATATTATAAAAGGTTTTGAATACGATAAGGATCAGTATGTGATCGTATCGGATGAAGATTTTGAAAAAATCAAGACAGAGAAGGATAAAACGGTTCAAATCTTACATTTTGCTGACTTAGACAACATTCAGCCTATTTTTTATGATAAAACGTATCACGCAGTTCCTGAAACAGGTGGAGAAAAGGCATTTGAGCTGCTTCGTGCTGCTATGAAACAAGAAAACAAAGTAGCAATTGCAAAGACCGTGATGGGTAACAGCGAAACTTTATTGTGTATTATACCAAGTGAGGAAGGAATCTTGGTTGAAAAGATGTTTTATTCTGATGAAATAAAAGAAATTCCGAAGTCTTATGCAAAACCAGATTTGAATGAGAGTGAATTAACAATGGCGAAAACTTTAATCTCTTCTATGGTAAAGCCTTTCGAACCAGAATTATATAAAGATGAATACCAAGAACGATTGAGAAAATTGATTGAAGACAAGATATCCGGAAAAGAAATAATCGCAGCAAAAGAAGATGAAAGAGGAAATGTAATCGATCTTATGGAGGCACTGCAAAGGAGCATTGAGCAAAATACTCCCACTCCGGCGAAGAAAAAAAGAACTTCAAAAAAACCAAGAGCAAAAGAGGCCTAA
- a CDS encoding threonine/serine exporter family protein — MINQIQKKILILALYAGEIMLRSGAEIYRVEDTVTRICKACNIPYAEVFATTTGIFVSVDDGSEHSDMHTFLKRIHSSSIDLEKISKINQFSRNFATNEFSVEEGMQMLKDINRSFQFSFLWRVLGAGMIASFFTLMLGGLFSDFLASFAIGILTYFVTIFLERLQLNLFIKDFCSCAVVALLALLFSKIGLGHNPHLIIIGSIMIFLPGVSITNAVRDSLTGDLVSGLSRAMEAILVAIAIAAGVGLVLKIFGAIGGVY; from the coding sequence ATGATTAATCAAATACAAAAAAAAATATTAATTTTAGCTTTGTACGCAGGAGAAATCATGCTGCGAAGCGGAGCTGAAATCTATCGTGTTGAAGATACCGTAACCCGCATTTGCAAAGCCTGCAATATACCTTATGCAGAAGTATTTGCTACTACAACCGGTATTTTCGTTTCAGTTGACGACGGTTCTGAACACAGTGATATGCATACTTTTTTAAAACGTATCCACAGCAGCAGCATTGACCTTGAAAAAATATCAAAAATTAATCAATTCTCCAGAAACTTCGCAACAAACGAGTTTTCTGTCGAAGAAGGGATGCAAATGTTAAAAGATATCAACCGTTCTTTTCAATTTTCCTTTCTATGGCGGGTTCTCGGTGCAGGTATGATTGCTTCATTTTTTACACTCATGCTGGGTGGGCTCTTTTCAGATTTTCTTGCCTCCTTTGCGATTGGAATACTCACTTATTTTGTAACTATTTTTTTAGAACGTCTGCAATTGAATCTTTTTATCAAAGATTTTTGCTCCTGTGCCGTCGTTGCACTTTTAGCATTGCTCTTTTCCAAAATCGGACTTGGTCACAACCCTCACTTGATCATTATTGGCTCCATTATGATCTTCCTTCCCGGTGTTTCTATCACAAATGCGGTCAGAGACTCTCTCACCGGAGACCTGGTTTCCGGCCTTTCTCGAGCCATGGAAGCAATTTTAGTCGCAATAGCAATTGCTGCAGGAGTCGGACTGGTACTTAAAATTTTTGGTGCAATTGGAGGTGTTTATTAA
- a CDS encoding metal-sensing transcriptional repressor gives MKASTSTINRLLKTAKGQLEGILKMVEEDRYCVDVSNQILATQAILQKANKEILRSHIKCCVKSALESDNEAEKDIKIEELLSLLDKIGR, from the coding sequence ATGAAAGCATCTACAAGCACAATCAACCGCTTGCTGAAAACTGCAAAAGGCCAGCTTGAAGGAATTTTAAAAATGGTAGAAGAAGACCGCTATTGCGTGGATGTTTCGAATCAAATCCTTGCAACACAAGCCATTTTACAAAAAGCAAACAAAGAAATTCTTCGCAGTCATATAAAATGCTGTGTAAAAAGTGCATTGGAAAGCGATAATGAAGCAGAAAAAGATATTAAAATTGAAGAATTATTATCTTTGCTTGATAAAATAGGACGATAA
- a CDS encoding DNA ligase, with amino-acid sequence MDIFKSKIVKPMLIGMEGEPFDNKSYIFELKLDGERCIAYLDENGTELRNKRNMKMLRKVPELSQIHKQVKCRCILDGELIIIKDGVPDFSEIKKRSLMSNTFKIEMESKKLPATFTAYDIIYYKDKQVTNMPLMDRKLLLGKIAKESERLAISRYIEEKGIALFDLAKQKELEGIVAKLKDSKYYLDKRTKDWIKIKYLKDDDFVICGYIEKSDYIVSLILGQYSKEELIDKGHVTLGVSKESFSKIASHKKTSNPPFTEQAAQSRNKNAVWLSPDLVCTVKYMEKTSSGSLRQPVFKGLREDKQAKECISCM; translated from the coding sequence ATGGATATTTTTAAAAGTAAGATCGTGAAACCGATGTTAATTGGAATGGAAGGGGAGCCGTTTGATAATAAAAGTTATATTTTTGAATTAAAATTAGATGGTGAGAGGTGCATTGCTTATTTAGATGAAAATGGGACAGAGCTAAGGAATAAAAGAAATATGAAAATGCTTCGAAAAGTTCCGGAATTATCTCAAATTCATAAACAAGTAAAATGTCGATGTATTTTAGATGGTGAGTTGATTATTATTAAAGATGGCGTTCCTGATTTTTCTGAAATTAAAAAAAGAAGCTTAATGTCGAATACATTTAAAATTGAGATGGAATCCAAGAAGCTTCCCGCCACCTTTACCGCTTATGATATTATATATTATAAGGACAAGCAAGTTACGAATATGCCTTTAATGGATCGTAAATTGCTATTAGGCAAAATAGCTAAAGAAAGTGAACGATTGGCAATCTCTCGTTATATTGAAGAAAAAGGGATTGCGTTATTTGACCTTGCAAAGCAAAAAGAATTAGAGGGTATTGTTGCAAAGCTTAAGGATAGCAAATACTATTTAGATAAGAGAACGAAGGATTGGATCAAAATAAAATATCTTAAAGATGATGATTTCGTAATCTGCGGATATATTGAAAAAAGCGACTATATTGTAAGTCTTATCCTAGGTCAATATAGTAAGGAAGAATTAATTGATAAGGGGCATGTGACCTTGGGAGTATCAAAAGAAAGTTTTTCAAAGATAGCATCTCATAAAAAAACTTCCAATCCACCTTTTACAGAGCAGGCAGCTCAAAGTAGAAATAAAAATGCAGTATGGCTTTCTCCTGATCTGGTATGTACGGTAAAATATATGGAGAAAACATCAAGTGGATCTCTTCGCCAACCGGTATTTAAGGGGCTTCGCGAAGATAAACAGGCAAAAGAATGCATCTCATGCATGTAA
- a CDS encoding threonine/serine exporter family protein, producing MFLQFFYALAATAGFCLIFNVPRRHMFSASFVGALGWITFQYALSIGYGNVAACFLGSCTVALLSDICSRVLKDATTLFIIPGILPLVPGAGMYNTMLAFLDSNFDNMTKVGSETILMAGSIAVALLMVASLIKAVVTIKDSILDILRKRKGLRK from the coding sequence ATGTTTCTACAGTTTTTTTACGCCTTGGCAGCCACCGCTGGCTTCTGCCTCATCTTCAATGTACCCAGAAGACATATGTTTAGCGCCTCTTTCGTCGGTGCACTAGGCTGGATTACATTTCAGTATGCACTTTCTATTGGCTACGGAAACGTTGCTGCCTGCTTTTTAGGCTCGTGTACCGTTGCTCTGCTCAGTGATATTTGCTCCAGAGTATTAAAGGATGCGACTACTCTTTTTATCATTCCAGGGATTCTCCCTTTGGTGCCGGGCGCCGGCATGTACAATACAATGCTTGCATTTCTTGACAGCAACTTTGACAACATGACAAAAGTAGGATCAGAAACAATTCTTATGGCCGGATCGATCGCTGTCGCATTACTCATGGTCGCTTCACTCATTAAGGCAGTTGTGACTATTAAGGATAGTATCCTCGACATTTTAAGAAAAAGAAAAGGATTAAGAAAGTAA